One genomic region from Paraburkholderia azotifigens encodes:
- a CDS encoding lysophospholipid acyltransferase family protein has protein sequence MKLAFRKIRLVVHLLHGMWVVWTRFPRASAQQRLELNRAWSLRMLQLCGMRLVVHNDGTRLDEGVLVVANHVSWIDIYVINAWRPTPFVSKAEIRKWPVVGWLAQHLGTVFIQREKRSDAKRIMHELANRLNAGELMCVFPEGTTSDGVQLLPFHANMFQAAVSASRPVQPVCMMYEDAQGRQSTAPAYIGDLSLGESLDALLRAGPLTAHVYVGAPLAPGADRRMLAAEAEASVGAALAALQDPEARRSGQIADRTHQQFIDAAAAAKNPQEPLADPDVDMTRHA, from the coding sequence ATGAAGCTCGCGTTTCGCAAGATTCGACTGGTTGTGCATCTGCTTCACGGTATGTGGGTCGTCTGGACGCGCTTTCCGCGCGCCAGCGCGCAGCAGCGTCTGGAGCTGAACCGTGCGTGGTCGCTGCGCATGCTGCAGTTGTGCGGCATGCGCCTCGTCGTGCATAACGACGGCACGCGGCTCGACGAAGGCGTGCTGGTCGTGGCGAACCACGTTTCGTGGATCGATATTTACGTGATCAACGCGTGGCGTCCGACGCCGTTCGTGTCGAAAGCCGAAATCCGTAAATGGCCGGTGGTCGGTTGGCTCGCGCAGCACCTCGGTACCGTGTTCATTCAGCGTGAGAAGCGTAGTGACGCGAAACGCATCATGCATGAGCTCGCCAATCGGCTGAACGCGGGCGAACTGATGTGCGTCTTTCCCGAAGGCACGACGTCCGACGGCGTTCAGCTGTTGCCGTTTCACGCGAACATGTTTCAGGCGGCGGTGTCGGCATCGCGGCCGGTGCAGCCCGTGTGCATGATGTACGAGGATGCGCAGGGCCGCCAGTCGACGGCGCCGGCCTATATCGGCGATTTGTCGCTTGGCGAGTCGCTCGATGCGCTGTTGCGTGCCGGTCCGCTGACGGCGCATGTGTATGTCGGCGCGCCGCTTGCGCCTGGCGCCGATCGGCGTATGCTGGCGGCCGAGGCGGAGGCTTCCGTGGGCGCGGCGCTCGCCGCGCTGCAGGACCCCGAGGCGCGCCGTTCCGGCCAGATCGCGGACCGGACTCATCAGCAGTTCATCGATGCCGCAGCAGCAGCGAAAAATCCGCAAGAGCCGCTGGCCGATCCGGACGTCGACATGACGCGCCACGCATAG
- a CDS encoding symmetrical bis(5'-nucleosyl)-tetraphosphatase — MTVSTSSPPLAFGDLQGCRTQFQQLLAKAAPPSDAPLWFAGDLINRGGESLATLRDIIALGNRAVPVLGNHDLHLLSVSAGIRKSKKGDTIDEILAAPDADDLLHWIRHRPLVHYEDGMLLVHAGVLPQWDVDLTLELADELQRALRAPTWKETLAGLYGNEPNRWTPGLKGIDRLRLTCTALTRMRFCNGDGVMDFSSSGGVNSAPSGFMPWFDVPGRKTKDITVVFGHWAALGLTVRDNLIGLDSGCVWGEQLSAVRLAQSPAERTVTQVECEGCRAVA, encoded by the coding sequence ATGACCGTTTCCACCAGCTCCCCTCCTCTCGCTTTCGGCGATCTGCAGGGCTGCCGCACCCAGTTCCAGCAACTTCTCGCGAAGGCCGCGCCGCCCTCCGACGCCCCCCTCTGGTTCGCGGGCGACCTCATCAACCGTGGCGGCGAGTCCCTTGCGACGTTGCGCGACATCATCGCGCTGGGAAATCGCGCGGTGCCCGTGCTGGGCAATCACGATCTGCATCTGCTGTCGGTGTCAGCGGGAATCAGAAAGTCCAAGAAAGGCGACACGATCGACGAGATCCTCGCCGCACCCGATGCCGATGACCTGCTTCACTGGATCCGCCATCGTCCGCTCGTTCATTACGAGGACGGCATGCTGCTTGTGCATGCGGGCGTGCTGCCGCAGTGGGACGTCGATCTGACGCTGGAACTCGCCGACGAACTCCAACGCGCGTTGCGTGCGCCGACCTGGAAAGAGACGCTCGCGGGCCTCTACGGCAACGAGCCGAATCGCTGGACGCCGGGTCTCAAGGGCATCGACCGGCTGCGCCTGACATGCACCGCGCTCACGCGGATGCGCTTTTGCAATGGCGATGGCGTGATGGACTTCTCGTCGAGCGGCGGCGTCAATTCCGCGCCGTCGGGTTTCATGCCGTGGTTCGATGTGCCGGGGCGCAAAACCAAAGACATTACCGTCGTCTTCGGACATTGGGCCGCGCTCGGCCTGACGGTCCGCGACAATCTGATCGGACTCGATTCGGGCTGCGTGTGGGGCGAGCAGTTGTCGGCCGTCCGGCTGGCGCAGTCGCCCGCCGAACGCACGGTCACACAGGTGGAATGCGAAGGCTGCCGCGCCGTCGCATGA
- the pyrR gene encoding bifunctional pyr operon transcriptional regulator/uracil phosphoribosyltransferase PyrR — translation MSSIDAEALYRAVLEQVRDAYGGALGGADGAVLAGIYSGGAWLAERLAKDLNVPTFGVVNVALHRDDYAKKGLHTQASPTSLPFEVEGRRIVLVDDVLYTGRTVRAALNELYDYGRPASVELAVLADRGGRELPVAARFVGGTIDVPADATLVLSRDGERFTFHTEPRAD, via the coding sequence ATGAGTTCCATTGACGCCGAGGCGCTCTATCGCGCCGTGCTCGAACAGGTTCGCGACGCATACGGCGGCGCGCTGGGTGGCGCCGACGGCGCCGTGCTCGCCGGCATTTATAGCGGCGGCGCGTGGCTCGCCGAGCGCCTCGCGAAAGATCTGAACGTGCCGACTTTCGGCGTCGTCAACGTCGCGCTGCATCGCGACGACTACGCGAAAAAGGGCTTGCACACGCAGGCCAGTCCCACTTCATTACCGTTCGAAGTCGAAGGCCGCCGCATCGTGCTCGTCGACGACGTGCTGTACACAGGCCGCACCGTGCGCGCCGCACTCAACGAACTGTACGACTACGGACGTCCCGCATCGGTCGAACTCGCAGTGCTGGCCGATCGCGGCGGACGCGAACTGCCGGTGGCGGCGCGCTTCGTGGGTGGCACGATCGACGTGCCGGCCGATGCGACGCTCGTTCTGTCGCGCGACGGCGAGCGCTTCACGTTTCACACCGAACCGCGTGCGGATTGA
- a CDS encoding hydroxymethylpyrimidine/phosphomethylpyrimidine kinase, with protein sequence MASDTPPIVLTFGLSDPTGGAGLQADLMTLASMGCHGVSVLTGYTVRDSASCDEVTALDPEVVATQARMLLEDMPIAAFKVGAATRAEVVSAIAEVVADYDDIPLILAPDFTLDDEHVLAADELREAIADLLAPQTTLLVADTAALLALAQPDGDAEAPTLDAAISHLLSQGCEYILSTETGTHRLVNTLFSEDGQLRQDMWDRTQQRIMGVTDTLGAAIAALLANGQEPAEAVREAQEYLFQATQAAFRPGMGAYLPDRFFWARSSDDEVPLAGGTDTSPGEARH encoded by the coding sequence ATGGCCAGCGACACCCCTCCGATCGTACTCACCTTCGGCCTGTCCGACCCGACGGGCGGCGCCGGGCTGCAAGCCGACCTGATGACGCTTGCCAGCATGGGATGCCACGGCGTTTCCGTGCTGACGGGTTACACGGTGCGCGACTCGGCGAGCTGCGACGAAGTGACGGCGCTGGACCCGGAAGTCGTCGCGACACAAGCGCGGATGCTGCTGGAAGACATGCCGATCGCCGCCTTCAAGGTCGGCGCGGCAACGCGCGCGGAAGTGGTCAGCGCAATCGCCGAAGTGGTCGCCGATTACGACGACATCCCGCTCATTCTCGCGCCCGACTTCACGCTCGACGACGAACACGTGCTCGCCGCCGACGAACTGCGCGAAGCGATCGCGGACCTGCTCGCGCCGCAAACCACGTTGCTGGTCGCGGACACGGCTGCCCTGCTCGCGCTCGCGCAACCGGACGGCGACGCCGAAGCGCCGACCCTCGATGCCGCGATCTCGCATTTGCTGTCGCAAGGTTGCGAATACATCCTGTCGACGGAAACGGGCACGCATCGGCTCGTCAATACGCTGTTCAGCGAAGACGGCCAGCTCAGGCAAGACATGTGGGATCGCACGCAGCAGCGGATCATGGGCGTCACCGATACGCTCGGCGCCGCCATCGCCGCGCTGCTGGCCAATGGCCAGGAACCCGCCGAGGCCGTGCGCGAAGCGCAGGAGTATCTGTTTCAGGCGACGCAGGCCGCGTTCCGACCTGGCATGGGTGCTTACCTTCCGGATCGTTTCTTCTGGGCGCGCAGCAGCGATGACGAAGTGCCGCTTGCGGGCGGAACGGATACGTCGCCGGGCGAGGCACGCCACTGA
- a CDS encoding rubredoxin produces the protein MEYKSWMCLICGWIYDEEAGLPEEGIAPGTRWEDVPINWTCPECGARKEDFEMVQI, from the coding sequence ATGGAATATAAGAGCTGGATGTGCCTGATCTGCGGCTGGATCTACGACGAAGAAGCCGGTCTGCCAGAGGAAGGAATCGCGCCGGGCACGCGCTGGGAAGATGTTCCCATCAATTGGACCTGTCCCGAGTGCGGCGCGCGCAAGGAAGACTTCGAGATGGTGCAGATCTGA
- the ruvX gene encoding Holliday junction resolvase RuvX — protein MTGMAGREATLLAFDYGEKRIGVAVGNSLTRSARPLVVVQNRNREYRFEAVGKLIDEWKPDMLVVGLPMHPDGTPHERTQLAKRFGNQLNGRFNLPVSWVDERYTSVEAEAGIRSGARQAGMLDAEAASIILQQYLDGLSLDGPSDDHEFH, from the coding sequence ATGACCGGTATGGCCGGACGTGAAGCGACGCTGCTTGCGTTCGACTACGGCGAAAAGCGTATCGGTGTGGCCGTCGGCAATTCGCTCACCCGCAGCGCGCGGCCGCTTGTCGTTGTGCAGAACCGCAATCGCGAATATCGCTTCGAAGCCGTCGGCAAGCTGATCGACGAATGGAAGCCCGACATGCTCGTCGTCGGCCTGCCCATGCATCCCGACGGTACGCCGCACGAAAGAACCCAACTCGCCAAACGCTTCGGCAACCAGCTGAACGGACGCTTCAATCTGCCCGTGTCCTGGGTCGACGAACGTTATACGTCGGTCGAAGCCGAGGCGGGCATCCGCAGCGGAGCGCGGCAGGCGGGCATGCTCGACGCCGAAGCCGCGAGCATCATTCTTCAGCAATATCTGGACGGATTAAGTCTGGATGGACCCAGCGACGATCATGAGTTCCATTGA
- a CDS encoding NAD-dependent epimerase/dehydratase family protein: MRHPSQPVIHRVLVTGASGFTGAYVREELADEGYEVIGTTASDPQAGERALDITSLPDCRRLIGELKPEFIVHLAAISFVAHDDPLEMYNVNVIGTTNLLQACVDVGHEPRKILIASSANIYGNAEGVVDEDAPAAPVNHYAASKLAMEHLVRTWFDRLPIVVTRPFNYTGRGQSERFLVPKIVSHFVRRRPFIELGNINVARDFSDVRMVSRAYRALLEAPVAGETLNVCSGSPRTLTDIIDIVREASGHDLEVRINPAFVRQNEVKVLVGSAKRLNRVVPDMPAIGIEDTIDWMLSLA, translated from the coding sequence TTGCGGCATCCGTCTCAACCAGTCATTCACCGCGTTCTCGTCACGGGAGCGAGCGGTTTCACTGGTGCCTACGTGCGCGAAGAACTCGCCGACGAGGGCTATGAGGTCATCGGCACGACGGCGAGCGATCCGCAGGCCGGCGAGCGCGCGCTCGACATCACGTCGCTGCCGGATTGCCGCCGCCTGATCGGCGAGCTGAAGCCTGAATTCATTGTGCATCTGGCGGCGATCAGCTTCGTCGCGCACGACGATCCGTTGGAAATGTACAACGTCAACGTGATCGGCACGACGAACCTGCTGCAGGCGTGCGTCGACGTCGGGCACGAGCCGCGCAAGATCCTGATTGCGAGCAGCGCGAACATCTACGGCAACGCGGAAGGCGTCGTCGACGAAGATGCGCCGGCTGCGCCTGTGAATCACTACGCCGCGAGCAAACTGGCGATGGAGCATCTGGTGCGGACGTGGTTCGACCGACTGCCGATCGTTGTCACACGGCCTTTCAACTACACAGGGCGCGGGCAGTCCGAGCGTTTCCTGGTTCCGAAAATCGTTTCCCATTTTGTGCGGCGTCGACCGTTTATCGAGCTGGGAAATATCAACGTTGCGCGCGATTTTTCTGACGTGCGGATGGTGTCGCGGGCGTATCGGGCGCTGCTGGAAGCCCCTGTCGCGGGCGAAACGCTCAATGTTTGCAGCGGTAGTCCGCGGACCCTCACCGACATCATCGATATCGTGCGCGAGGCGTCCGGCCACGATCTGGAAGTGCGCATAAATCCCGCTTTCGTCCGTCAAAATGAAGTCAAGGTGCTCGTTGGTTCGGCGAAAAGGCTGAATCGCGTTGTCCCCGACATGCCGGCCATCGGCATTGAAGACACCATCGACTGGATGCTTTCTCTCGCCTGA
- a CDS encoding YqgE/AlgH family protein produces MPKSNDRINLTNQFLIAMPNMADPTFSGTVVYLCDHSERGALGLVINRPTDIDLQALFNRIDLKLEIEPLLHVPVYFGGPVQTERGFVLHDASESSYTSSMQVPGGLEMTTSKDVLEAVASGKGPERFLLTLGHAGWGAGQLEDEISKNGWLTVQADPKIVFDVPAEDRFEAALALLGISSSMLSGEAGHA; encoded by the coding sequence ATGCCCAAGAGTAACGATCGCATCAATCTGACCAACCAGTTCCTGATCGCCATGCCGAACATGGCGGACCCTACGTTTTCAGGAACGGTGGTCTACCTTTGCGATCACAGCGAGCGCGGCGCGCTCGGCCTCGTCATCAACCGGCCGACGGATATCGACCTTCAGGCGCTCTTCAATCGCATCGATCTCAAGCTCGAGATCGAGCCTCTGCTGCATGTCCCCGTGTACTTCGGCGGCCCGGTGCAAACCGAGCGCGGCTTCGTGCTACATGACGCATCGGAAAGCAGCTACACGTCGTCGATGCAGGTGCCCGGCGGGCTTGAAATGACCACGTCGAAAGATGTGCTCGAAGCCGTCGCGAGCGGCAAGGGCCCCGAGCGCTTTCTGCTGACGCTCGGTCACGCCGGCTGGGGCGCGGGCCAGCTGGAAGACGAGATCTCGAAGAACGGCTGGCTCACAGTTCAGGCCGACCCGAAAATCGTCTTCGATGTTCCCGCCGAAGACCGCTTCGAAGCGGCGCTCGCGCTGCTCGGCATCTCGTCTTCGATGCTCTCCGGCGAAGCAGGGCACGCATGA
- a CDS encoding dihydroorotase has product MKIHIEGGTLIDPVAGTEQQQDVFIAAGKIVALGNAPADFNAARTIDAKGLYVAPGFVDLSARLREPGFEHKATLESEMAAALAGGVTSLVCPPDTDPVLDEPGLVEMLKFRARNLNRAHVYPLGALTVGLKGQVITEMVELTESGCVGFSQADTPIVDTQVLLRALQYANTYGYTVWLRPQDAYLAKGGVAASGPLASRLGLSGVPVSAETIALHTIFELVRVTGARVHLSHVSSAAGVELMRAAKAEGLPVTCDVTINHVHLIDIDIGYFDAQFRLDPPLRSQRDREAIRAGLLDGTIDAICSDHTPVDDDEKLLPFAEATPGATGLELLLSLTLKWADEAGVSLAKALNRITAAPAGVLKLPAGRIEAGGTADLCMFDRDAHWRVEPRALKSQGHNSPFLGYELPARVRATVVSGQVAFEQR; this is encoded by the coding sequence ATGAAGATTCATATCGAAGGTGGCACGCTGATCGATCCGGTCGCGGGCACCGAGCAGCAACAGGACGTGTTCATCGCGGCGGGCAAGATCGTCGCGCTCGGCAACGCGCCCGCCGATTTCAACGCGGCGCGCACCATCGACGCAAAGGGTCTGTACGTGGCGCCGGGCTTCGTCGATCTGTCGGCGCGGCTGCGCGAACCTGGCTTCGAGCACAAGGCGACGCTCGAATCGGAAATGGCGGCGGCGCTCGCGGGCGGCGTGACGAGCCTCGTGTGTCCGCCCGACACCGATCCGGTGCTCGACGAGCCCGGTCTCGTCGAAATGCTCAAGTTCCGTGCGCGCAATCTGAATCGTGCGCACGTGTATCCGCTCGGTGCGCTGACGGTCGGCCTGAAAGGGCAGGTGATCACCGAGATGGTCGAGCTGACGGAGTCGGGCTGCGTCGGTTTCTCGCAGGCCGATACGCCGATCGTCGATACGCAGGTCCTGCTGCGCGCGCTGCAATACGCGAACACCTACGGCTATACGGTTTGGCTGCGTCCGCAGGATGCTTATCTCGCGAAGGGCGGCGTCGCGGCGAGCGGTCCGCTCGCGTCGCGTCTCGGTCTGTCGGGTGTGCCGGTGTCGGCGGAAACGATCGCGCTGCATACGATCTTCGAACTCGTGCGTGTGACGGGCGCGCGTGTGCATCTGTCGCATGTGTCGTCGGCGGCGGGCGTCGAGCTCATGCGCGCGGCGAAAGCGGAAGGCCTGCCCGTGACCTGCGACGTCACGATCAACCATGTGCATCTGATCGATATCGATATCGGCTATTTCGATGCGCAGTTCCGGCTCGATCCGCCGCTGCGTTCCCAGCGCGACCGCGAGGCAATTCGCGCGGGTCTGCTGGACGGCACGATCGACGCGATCTGCTCGGACCATACGCCCGTCGACGACGACGAGAAGCTGTTGCCGTTCGCCGAGGCGACGCCGGGCGCGACGGGTCTGGAGTTGCTGCTGTCGCTGACGCTCAAGTGGGCCGACGAAGCGGGCGTGTCGCTCGCGAAGGCGCTGAACCGCATTACGGCCGCGCCCGCTGGCGTGTTGAAGCTGCCTGCTGGCCGTATCGAGGCCGGCGGGACGGCCGACCTGTGCATGTTTGACCGCGACGCTCATTGGCGCGTCGAGCCACGCGCGCTGAAAAGCCAGGGGCATAACTCGCCGTTCCTCGGCTACGAGCTGCCGGCCCGCGTGCGCGCGACGGTCGTATCGGGCCAGGTGGCGTTCGAGCAACGCTGA
- a CDS encoding aspartate carbamoyltransferase catalytic subunit: MNTPNPVSQGSTDSNGDAASADRFRYGFLKGNPQLTKNGELKHLLTIEGLPRAIVTHILDTAEQFVSVTDREVKKVPLLRGKSVFNLFFENSTRTRTTFEIAAKRLSADVINLNINASSTSKGESLLDTINNLSAMHADMFVVRHASSGAPYLIAEHCAPHVHVINAGDGRHAHPTQGLLDMYTIRHYKRDFTNLRVAIVGDILHSRVARSDIHALTTLGVPEVRAIGPRTLLPSGLEQMGVRVFHNLDEGLRDVDVIIMLRLQNERMSGALLPSAQEYFKSWGLTPERLALAKPDAIVMHPGPMNRGVEIDSQVADGPQSVILNQVTFGIAVRMAVMGIVAGNND, from the coding sequence ATGAACACGCCCAACCCGGTTTCCCAAGGTTCCACCGATTCGAACGGCGATGCCGCGTCAGCGGACCGTTTTCGTTACGGTTTCCTGAAGGGCAATCCGCAGCTCACGAAGAACGGCGAGCTGAAGCATCTGCTGACCATCGAAGGCCTGCCGCGCGCGATCGTCACACACATTCTCGACACGGCCGAACAGTTCGTCAGCGTGACGGACCGCGAGGTGAAGAAGGTGCCGCTGCTGCGCGGCAAATCGGTGTTCAACCTGTTCTTCGAAAACTCGACGCGCACGCGCACCACGTTCGAAATCGCCGCGAAGCGGCTGTCGGCGGACGTGATCAACCTGAACATCAACGCATCGTCGACGAGCAAGGGCGAGTCGCTGCTCGACACGATCAACAATCTGTCCGCGATGCATGCCGATATGTTCGTCGTGCGTCACGCGTCGAGCGGCGCGCCGTATCTGATCGCCGAGCACTGCGCGCCGCACGTGCACGTGATCAACGCCGGCGACGGCCGTCACGCGCACCCGACGCAGGGTCTGCTCGACATGTACACGATCCGCCATTACAAGCGCGATTTCACGAATCTGCGCGTGGCGATCGTCGGCGACATTCTGCATTCGCGCGTCGCACGCTCCGACATTCACGCGCTCACCACGCTCGGCGTGCCCGAAGTGCGCGCGATCGGTCCGCGCACGCTGCTGCCCAGCGGTCTCGAACAGATGGGCGTGCGCGTGTTCCACAACCTCGACGAAGGGCTGAGGGACGTCGACGTAATCATCATGCTGCGTCTGCAGAACGAGCGGATGAGCGGCGCGTTGCTTCCGTCGGCGCAGGAGTACTTCAAGAGCTGGGGGCTGACGCCGGAGCGTCTCGCGCTCGCGAAGCCCGATGCGATCGTGATGCATCCGGGACCGATGAACCGCGGCGTCGAGATCGATTCGCAGGTGGCGGACGGTCCTCAATCGGTGATTCTGAATCAGGTGACGTTCGGCATCGCGGTGCGCATGGCGGTGATGGGCATCGTCGCGGGCAACAACGACTGA